Proteins from one Xiphophorus hellerii strain 12219 chromosome 8, Xiphophorus_hellerii-4.1, whole genome shotgun sequence genomic window:
- the homer1 gene encoding homer protein homolog 1, with translation MGEQPIFSTRAHVFQIDPSTKKNWVPTSKHAVTVSYFFDSTRNVYRIISLDGSKAIINSTITPNMTFTKTSQKFGQWADSRANTVYGLGFSSESHLSKFAEKFAEFKEAARLAKEKSQEKTELSSTPSQESAPGDLQSPLTPESINGTDEDRVTPNTPKHSEARAEPAQNALPFSHGSSSINKHWEAELAALKGNNAKLTAALLESTANVKQWKQQLAAYQEEAERLHKRVTELECVSGQTTVIKSQKTELNRTIEELEAALRAKEEELERLKAEVESANEFKFQKDALTQRLKETESRNQTLEAQLCDLEQRLESSQLEREAYVKSLRSLLELLDSKIFELTELRDTLAKLVEGS, from the exons TGAGCAGCCCATCTTCAGTACGCGGGCCCACGTCTTCCAGATCGACCCGAGCACCAAGAAGAACTGGGTTCCTACGAGTAAGCACGCCGTCACAGTCTCCTACTTCTTCGACAGTACCAGGAATGTGTATCGGATCATCAGTCTGGACGGCTCCAAG GCTATCATCAACAGCACCATCACCCCCAACATGACCTTCACCAAGACGTCGCAGAAGTTCGGCCAGTGGGCCGACAGCCGGGCCAACACCGTCTACGGCCTCGGCTTCTCGTCCGAGAGTCACTTGAGCAAG tttgcagaaaaattCGCCGAGTTCAAGGAAGCGGCCCGGTTAGCGAAGGAGAAGTCCCAGGAGAAGACGGAGCTCAGCAGTACGCCCTCGCAG GAATCTGCACCAGGTGACCTCCAGTCACCTCTGACCCCAGAGAGCATCAACGGTACAGACGAGGACAGAGTCACACCGAACACGCCGAAGCACAGCGAAGCCAGAGCAGAACCGGCCCAAAATGCTTTACCGTTCTCTCACGG TTCCTCGAGCATCAACAAGCACTGGGAGGCCGAGCTGGCGGCGCTGAAGGGGAACAACGCCAAGCTGACGGCGGCCCTGCTGGAGTCCACAGCCAACGTCAAGCAGTGGAAGCAGCAGCTGGCGGCCTATCAGGAGGAGGCGGAGCGGCTACACAAGCGG GTGACGGAGCTGGAGTGCGTGAGCGGCCAAACGACGGTCATCAAGTCTCAGAAAACGGAGCTGAACAGAACAATAGAGGAGCTGGAGGCGGCGTTAAGGGCCAAGGAGGAG GAGCTGGAGAGACTTAAGGCGGAGGTGGAGAGTGCCAACGAGTTTAAGTTTCAAAAAGACGCCCTGACACAGAGACTGAAG GAGACGGAGTCGAGGAACCAGACGCTGGAGGCGCAGCTGTGCGACCTGGAGCAGCGGCTGGAGAGCAGCCAGCTGGAGCGGGAAGCCTACGTGAAGAGCCTGCGCtccctgctggagctgctggacagCAAGATCTTCGAGCTGACGGAGCTGCGCGACACGCTGGCCAAGCTGGTGGAGGGCAGCTAG